The Candidatus Methylomirabilis limnetica genome has a window encoding:
- the tsaE gene encoding tRNA (adenosine(37)-N6)-threonylcarbamoyltransferase complex ATPase subunit type 1 TsaE, translating to MTVSLYHSTSPEQTRALGEAVGRLADAGDLIALTGEIGAGKTLFVGGLARGLGVDPATYVSSPTFTIMHRYGGRLPLYHIDLYRIETPEAFASLGLDEYLAGDGVAAIEWAEHGWGCLPKEMLTFRLRYTGSDTRTIEIVPEGDRYMRLVQALTRDLLV from the coding sequence GTGACCGTGAGCCTGTATCACTCTACCTCACCCGAGCAGACGCGCGCGCTAGGAGAGGCAGTGGGCAGGCTTGCCGATGCGGGCGACTTGATCGCCCTCACCGGTGAAATCGGAGCCGGGAAAACCCTCTTCGTAGGGGGGCTGGCCCGCGGGCTTGGCGTAGACCCGGCGACTTATGTGAGCAGTCCGACCTTCACCATCATGCACCGATACGGTGGCCGCCTTCCCCTCTACCATATCGACCTGTACCGCATCGAGACCCCGGAGGCCTTTGCGAGCTTGGGGCTCGATGAGTATCTGGCAGGGGATGGTGTGGCCGCGATCGAGTGGGCCGAGCATGGCTGGGGGTGCTTGCCGAAGGAGATGCTAACGTTTAGACTTCGGTATACCGGGTCGGATACGCGAACAATCGAGATCGTTCCGGAGGGCGATCGATACATGCGATTGGTCCAGGCGCTGACACGCGATTTACTAGTGTAG